Proteins encoded within one genomic window of Xiphophorus maculatus strain JP 163 A chromosome 11, X_maculatus-5.0-male, whole genome shotgun sequence:
- the LOC102229639 gene encoding claudin-4-like — MVAGGKQILGMALAFIGLLGTVIICALPTWKVTAFIGANIVTSQVIWEGLWMNCVTQSTGQMQCKVYDSLLELPQDLQAARALIVIAIIVAVFGILLGVVGGKCTNFIPDETQKSRVAVAAGVVFIIAGVLVLVPVCWTTNTIVRDFYNPTLISAQKRELGASLYIGWGTAALLVIGGGLLCATCPKNENDYDYRYSKARSVDTNKQQYV; from the coding sequence ATGGTGGCCGGCGGAAAGCAGATCTTGGGGATGGCGTTGGCCTTTATCGGCTTACTGGGGACCGTCATCATCTGCGCCCTCCCAACCTGGAAAGTCACAGCCTTCATCGGTGCCAACATCGTCACCTCTCAGGTCATATGGGAGGGTTTGTGGATGAACTGCGTGACTCAGAGCACAGGCCAGATGCAGTGCAAGGTCTATGATTCTCTTCTGGAGTTGCCTCAAGACCTTCAGGCCGCCAGAGCGCTCATCGTCATCGCCATCATCGTTGCAGTGTTCGGGATCCTGCTAGGCGTGGTGGGAGGCAAGTGCACCAACTTCATACCAGACGAAACTCAAAAGAGCAGAGTGGCCGTCGCTGCGGGTGTCGTCTTCATCATCGCGGGAGTCTTGGTCCTCGTCCCCGTCTGCTGGACCACCAACACAATCGTTCGGGATTTCTACAACCCAACCCTGATCAGCGCTCAGAAGAGAGAGTTGGGGGCCTCCCTCTACATTGGCTGGGGCACTGCAGCGCTGCTCGTCATCGGCGGTGGGCTCCTCTGCGCCACGTGTCCTAAGAACGAGAACGACTATGACTACCGGTACTCCAAGGCTCGCTCTGTGGACACCAACAAGCAGCAATACGTCTAG
- the LOC102229897 gene encoding claudin-like protein ZF-A89 gives MGTQLVGFCLAIIGFMGTILICALPMWKVTAFVGTNIVTAQVFWEGLWMNCVIQSTGQLQCKAYDSVLALSQDLQGSRALVCASVGVSVVAIGLSIVGVRCTNFCRYDRLMKSNIGIGGGVVFIIAGVLCIIPVCWSAYIIITGFNNPVATDERRGELGASIYIGWASGALLVIGGGILTGSYRC, from the coding sequence ATGGGGACTCAGCTGGTTGGTTTTTGCTTGGCAATCATCGGCTTCATGGGAACGATTCTCATCTGCGCTCTGCCCATGTGGAAGGTGACGGCATTCGTTGGAACCAACATCGTCACCGCTCAGGTGTTTTGGGAAGGTCTGTGGATGAACTGCGTGATCCAGAGCACAGGTCAATTGCAGTGCAAGGCCTATGACTCCGTTCTCGCCTTGTCTCAGGACCTGCAGGGTTCTCGGGCTCTCGTCTGCGCCTCCGTTGGCGTCAGCGTTGTGGCCATCGGGCTCAGCATCGTTGGGGTTCGGTGCACCAACTTCTGCCGCTACGACAGGTTGATGAAATCCAACATTGGCATTGGTGGAGGAGTGGTGTTTATCATCGCAGGCGTGCTGTGCATCATTCCCGTCTGCTGGTCGGCTTACATCATCATCACGGGATTTAACAACCCAGTGGCGACGGACGAGAGGAGAGGGGAGTTGGGAGCCTCCATCTACATCGGCTGGGCGTCTGGAGCGCTGCTCGTCATCGGAGGAGGGATCCTGACAGGAAGCTACAGatgctga
- the LOC102230160 gene encoding claudin-like protein ZF-A89 — MASAGFQIFGIFLASIGFAGDIIVCALPMWKVSAFVGNSIMTAQIFWEGLWMNCVKQSTGQLQCKFHASMLALPQELQAARALVVISIIFAFLGLLLAIAGGKYTNCVEDDLAKSQVAIIAGVFFIVGGILCLIPVSWSANEIIKTFYNPNVHDAQKSELGAALFIGWGSASLLIIGGALLCCRCQQQKDSRYSVKYSAPRLAASTGAYV, encoded by the coding sequence ATGGCGTCTGCAGGCTTCCAGATTTTTGGCATCTTCCTTGCAAGCATTGGCTTTGCTGGTGACATCATCGTTTGTGCCCTGCCAATGTGGAAGGTATCTGCCTTTGTTGGGAACAGCATCATGACGGCGCAGATCTTCTGGGAGGGCCTGTGGATGAACTGTGTGAAGCAGAGCACCGGGCAGCTGCAGTGCAAGTTTCACGCCTCCATGCTGGCTCTGCCTCAAGAACTTCAAGCTGCTCGCGCTCTGGTTGTGATCTCAATCATCTTCGCTTTCCTGGGACTCCTTCTAGCCATCGCAGGGGGAAAGTACACCAACTGTGTTGAAGATGACCTTGCTAAGAGCCAGGTAGCCATCATTGCAGGTGTATTCTTTATTGTTGGAGGTATCCTGTGTCTGATCCCGGTGTCCTGGTCTGCCAACGAGATAATCAAGACCTTCTACAACCCCAACGTGCATGATGCCCAGAAGAGTGAGCTTGGTGCGGCGCTGTTCATCGGCTGGGGTTCAGCAAGCCTCCTGATCATCGGCGGGGCTCTCCTCTGCTGTCGGTGCCAGCAGCAGAAGGATAGCCGCTACTCTGTTAAATATTCTGCCCCACGCTTGGCTGCCAGCACAGGGGCCTATGTTTAA
- the LOC102230423 gene encoding claudin-like protein ZF-A89 translates to MASLGLQILGVALAIIGWLGNILICALPLWRVTAFIGNNIVVAQSIWEGLWMSCVVQSTGQMQCKVYDSLLALPPDLQAARAMIVISILFSFFGLLLSVVGGKCTTCIEDETAKARVCISAGVFFLLSGALCLVTVSLPANTIIKDFYNPMIPDAQRRELGACLYMGWGAAGLLVIGGALLCCQCPSGREHYNGVKYTAPKSTTPGKEFV, encoded by the coding sequence ATGGCGTCTTTAGGGTTGCAGATTCTTGGGGTTGCTCTGGCCATTATCGGATGGTTGGGGAACATCCTGATCTGCGCGCTGCCGCTATGGAGAGTCACTGCCTTCATTGGCAACAACATTGTGGTGGCTCAGAGCATCTGGGAAGGCCTGTGGATGAGCTGCGTGGTGCAGAGCACAGGCCAGATGCAGTGCAAAGTCTACGACTCCCTTCTGGCTCTGCCTCCAGACCTCCAGGCGGCTCGGGCCATGATCGTCATCTCCATCCTCTTCTCTTTCTTCGGCCTGCTACTGTCTGTGGTTGGTGGGAAATGCACCACCTGCATCGAGGATGAAACAGCCAAAGCTAGAGTGTGCATCTCTGCTGGGGTTTTCTTCCTCCTGAGCGGAGCGCTGTGCCTTGTGACCGTCTCTCTGCCGgccaacaccatcatcaaggaCTTTTACAACCCAATGATTCCTGATGCTCAGAGGAGGGAGCTGGGTGCCTGCCTGTATATGGGCTGGGGGGCAGCGGGACTCTTAGTGATCGGCGGGGCACTGCTGTGCTGTCAGTGTCCGTCAGGAAGAGAGCACTACAACGGAGTAAAGTACACTGCGCCGAAATCCACAACGCCAGGGAAGGAGTTTGTCTGA
- the LOC102230686 gene encoding claudin-4-like: MASQGLQILGILLSFIGWLGSIFTCVLPMWRVTAFVGANIVTAQVIWEGLWMSCVVQSTGQMQCKVYDSMLALSQDLQAARAMVIISVIVGVFGMLMAIAGGKCTNCMDDEASKAQACIVSGVIFIITALLIMIPVSWSAHNAIRDFYNPLVTAAQRRELGAALYIGWGSAALLLIGGGLLCNNCPPKDNRPYIPAKFGLARTVSSNVDYV, from the coding sequence ATGGCTTCTCAGGGGCTTCAGATCCTTGGTATCCTCCTGTCCTTTATTGGATGGCTAGGCAGCATCTTCACCTGCGTTTTGCCCATGTGGAGGGTCACCGCTTTCGTTGGGGCAAACATCGTCACCGCACAGGTGATCTGGGAAGGCCTGTGGATGAGCTGCGTGGTCCAGAGCACGGGGCAGATGCAGTGCAAGGTGTACGACTCCATGCTGGCGCTGTCTCAGGACCTGCAGGCTGCCAGGGCCATGGTGATCATCTCTGTGATTGTAGGCGTGTTTGGCATGCTCATGGCCATCGCTGGAGGGAAGTGCACCAACTGCATGGACGATGAGGCATCCAAAGCCCAAGCCTGCATCGTCTCTGGAGTAATCTTCATAATAACCGCCTTGCTGATTATGATTCCGGTGTCCTGGTCAGCTCACAATGCCATCAGGGATTTCTACAACCCCTTGGTGACGGCGGCACAAAGACGGGAGCTTGGCGCTGCGCTGTACATCGGTTGGGGCTCTGCAGCCCTGCTACTTATAGGAGGCGGTCTGCTCTGCAACAACTGCCCCCCAAAGGACAACAGACCCTACATACCTGCAAAGTTTGGCCTGGCAAGAACCGTCTCATCAAATGTGGACTATGTGTGA